In Fragaria vesca subsp. vesca linkage group LG1, FraVesHawaii_1.0, whole genome shotgun sequence, the sequence ATCTACGACCCACCATCATTGAATATTTTTGTACTACAGCTCGTGACTGTGTAACAGGATTACAATCCTTGAGCTCAAACAAGATTGAAACGGATCTCCAATCTTTGAGCTCGGCTAGATGTTATTTCTAGGTGCAAAATCGTAATGTCACGGCGTAAAATGATGGGTCATTTGAGATGAATAAGTTTAAGTTGAATATAAACCTCCACCTATAATCCGCTTATGTAGAAACTTTGTCAGGCGATCTCATTCACCGCTAAATTGCGGATTGTCACTTTGATGAGACAATATTCCCGCCGTTAGGGGGAGATAAGAACACAAATGTTCAAGTGGAACGACGTGAATTGTCGTGGTTTGTCCCCACTAAGTTTCATCTTGATCTCAAATGCTTAAAGTGTTAAAGTGACGAGATCATATGCTGCAAATATGTCTACAATGATTGATGTCCTATCAAGAGGACATGACGCGACCAAAATGAGTTGGTCTTGATGCCATCACCATAGATGGTGATATAGTGACGCCATATAGTGGCAAAATTGGTGTCACAAGGCCGTGTGGCTCCCCAAAAAGAGGGAGACCTTTAGGTTCGAAACTTTCTCGCACTAGGAAGAAAGCGAGTTTGGCACAACCTGATCCATTGATCAATCCGTCTCATGAAGTCTGAATTGTGATTATCGTTGGGGGACGCCTCAATGTCAAAGCCAATCCATATAGAGATCTCTACAAGTATTATACTAGTGTACATGAGGGCGTGGGATAATGAGTCTACTATCGAACCACCCTTCATTGATGGATATCAACTTAGTTGATTGGCCTAATGGAAAGATGCGATCCAGCATTAACAAAGAGATAGGTCCTTGGGCAGGTGATGCCGACACCGCAAGCTAAACCCTATCAACTATACCTTTGTTAGATAGCGTAGTGAGAACAAGAGCTTAGACTCACCTTATGGCGCAAGGTCTCTCACTAACACGCACTGAGATCGACTATGATGAGATATGCTCTCGTAATGGATGTCATTGAACTCCACTACTTTGTCAGTTTGGTAGTTTCTGAATAATTGAACATGCAGCCTATGAATGTGGTCATAATAACATCTCTGTGGGATCAGAGATATACATAAAGGTCTTAAACGGACTTCATTCATCCGAATCAAGTGGCTCCAAACCACAAGAGCATGCGTTTGCTAAATGTATTGAAACTCACATAGACTCTACTTGATTGGGAAGAGATATGATGAATTATGCCTTTGCGTGTTCATTCCGGATTTACATGGACTCTTGATGGATCAAGAGATGCCAATATGTATCAACATCCGAAGAAATAGATCTTGGGAAGACACGGTCTCGATAAGGCACTCAATGACTGTATTGATGATGATTTTCCATCAATCGGCTTAGGCACTCTATAACTAGTGAGGCCTACATATACTCCCATGATTAGTCAAAGTCTTTGCTCTAAAGAGAGATCTGTTGTTTTGTCTAAAGCAAGATGACAAATATGTGTTGAGAGATGGAGCTCCCATCTAAGTACAATAAGATGCATCAATGTACTCAACACAATACGAAAGACTCGACATCTCATTCGCTATGAAAAGTTGTAAAGCTAAGTGTACCTATGCGCCCACGCAACGCCAATGTAATGGCAGTAACTCCTTTTTCAATACTTAATGGTATGAAAGGTTGAGGCTTATATTATCCCTACATAAGAAAGACACATCAAAAGCGAAATCAGAATCTGCCAAGTTTTATATGTCAATTTCCACGGGACCTACAGGAAATCTCACTCACTGAAAAATGGTGAAATTGGTACCATTGGAAAGGTCTATGCGTCTACTTTCCAGGGACACCAACCATTTGATCATACCTATCATATTGAGTGAGTTATGACCGTTTTCATAAAGTAGGACGAATCTGTCAGAATCTGATTTTGGCAAAACAGTCAACTTCGACGGGACTTTATGAATAGCTCCTGACGAACCAAAACGTATGTAATATACGGTTGGAAAGCTAAATGAGTCTAGTTTCCAAAACTGTTTACGGTTCGTTCATATGTATTTCCTAGAGGAAGTTACGACTGTTCTAGTAATTGAAGGTCATGCTATGTGGAAATCTAATTTCCTACACGAACTTATGTCTTGAGTTCACAAGCGGCCTTCTCCTCAAGATCTAAGTGTAAAAGATTATTTGAGGACAATACGACATGATTTAGTTAATCATTGCCTAATGTCACATTTGAAGACATGTTAAAGAGCATTGACATGCTAAGTTGTTGAAACTTCCATGATTAGTAAAAATCAGGAAGAGCCCTATGATTGATGTGAAGATCAGGGGGAGGTGCAAATTTCAGGGAGAGTCTGGCACATACATACATGTCACTATCAAATGTGAAGGGTGCGTTGTACTCTTTTTTCTCCTACGATCAAGGTTCAGTTTTTCTCCCACAGGGTTTTTGTAACTTGACGAGATTTTTGATGAGGTAACAGATCAGCACCATCGGCATATCAGCGTGCGGCACAAGGGGGAGTGTTCTAGGATATTCTGTATCTTTCTAGATTTTTTTTATGTGTATCTTGGCCTTATGCCAATAGGATATGTAGTTAGATTAGATCTATGTATTCATATCCTTATCATATTGGTATTGTGTAATTCCCTATATAAAGGACTCCTGTCAATGAATAAGATGATGATTCTCTTACTATCTCTTTGTATATACACTTTATACTACATCAAGTATATAATTCTGGATGCAATATTGTACTATTTTTAACGGTTTTTTTGTAATTATTATCTAATTTTGATAATAAAAGAGGCTTAGATGAGGCCCTTTCAGTTCAAAAATTTTAGTAGTGGCAAATAGAAAATGCAATGCACAAATATCATCCCAGTGCCCACAATTCACCCCAAAAAGCTCAAACTTAGGAATTCAAACTCACAACTATCAGTTACTCATCCTCAGAGCAACTTTGAAGTTCAGCTTCCTCTGCCTTCCCATGTCAAATTCATAAGCAGCACTTCAAACCCATTTGTGAAACACTGCCACAAGCTTCGCCAGTCTTCTTCTTATCGCCACTCTCACGGTTCAGTTCTAGTTGTGGGTGCCACACCCATCAGGTTTCATGTCTACCCTTCTCTTATTTTCACTTCAGTTTATCTGGGTAAATTGTAATAATCAGATAGCTTGCTCAAAACTCACATGGGTATCTGTAATTTTTGTTTTCCCGTTTAGTTTCAAAGACATGGAGGAACCAAGATTGAAATGTGGGCTTTTTCGTTATTGGGTTTATGAGGAATTTAGAACTTTGTAACAAAATGCTCAATTTTATTGTGCTGATGGAAATACTATTGTTCCATTGGCATAGATGAAAGTTTCAGTTTTTAATGCTCTGTGAATCTATATTTATATGTTTGTGTTTCTTGTTGAAGTCCCCATTTTGGTTTTGTTCTCCGTTATTCTGTCATATATGTGAAGATAGTTAGATAGATGAAATGTGTTGATGAAGTTTCTTACTTTCAGGGAAATATGCGAGTTTCAGAAGTCATTGCTAGAGAAAACTGTTATGATGGATTGTTTGCTTCTACCGGATAATTGTGAGATTCCCGAATGGATTGATGATTTATCTGTTCGTATTGTGCAAGTGAGCTCTGCGGTGATTAAAAAGGTTTCCGGGATGCAATCAACTGAATCTATAGAAGCAATGGCTGTAATGAGAATACCTACGAGTTTTTCAGATATCAATGCTGATGCAAAGGAGGCAAACTGTAGGGCTTGGTTCCCATCTCCACATCGAGTTCTGGTCCTTGACGGTGTTCAGGTGATTCTCACTGACCTGAGATAATATACTGTTCACCTTTTGAAGCGTTTTAGTTGTGCACGTGTACTTTGAAAGATGGCACCGGGTTCCTTTGCACCGTATGATGGCTTGTCTTGCCTTTGCACCGTATGATGTCTTGCATTGCCAAAAAGTTGGTGATATGGCTACTAATTGAGTGTTATGTTTGGTAAAGCTTTCCTAGTGTCAAAGTAACACTCCTGAAAATGATGATTTCTGTGAGATTATTCCCTTCTTTTGAAACATAAATGGTCCAGAATATAGAAAAGGATTTAAGAGTGACTTCTCCTACTTTGGTGTTGAATCAAAGTTCCCTACTGGTTTGGCATCTGCAATAATTTTTTTCTTCTTCATGTTATTGTAAAATGAAAACCCAGCATCATGTTTGTATTTGGCTTTGTTCTGACTTCTGAAATCCAGCATCATTCACACTGTTTCTTTGTAAAGAGTTATATTAATTGCTGAGAATGTAGTAACTTTTAGCCCCCCCCCCCCCCTATCCCTTCTGCTAGATTTACTTTTGTAATCTGAAAGTACAGATTTGATGTTTAAATTCATAATGCTGCTTTCTGAAGGTTGTAGTTTCAGATTTTTGGTTTCAGGAACTGTTAAGACTTTTGTATAAATCATTAATAAAAGGTCATTGACTGCAGGATCCGGGTAATCTTGGTACACTGCTCAGATCAGCTACAGCTTTTGGATGGGTAAGGAATATGTTTCCAACCTCAGATTATCTTTCTTCTTTCCCGATTGTTATTACTTTCTTTTGAGGTTCTGATATTCTTTCTTTTTCCAACTTTTCATATGTATGAGCTTATTTGCATGTTATTCCTAATACGAATCTCCATTTCCATTACTTGCAAACATTTACTAAATTGTAGCCATCATCACTGGTCAAAGTGAGTGAGCTTCGTGTTTTTTCCCAACCTCATCCTCAATGGATACATACTTGAGCCCTTGCTCATTGATGTTCACAGTCATTAGCGTAGAAAGAATACATTCAAGTAAATTCGGCTGATCATGCATTGTGCCTTGGGAAAGATTGTGAAAGGTTGATTGGCCAAAGTAGATTTCTGGTGTCAAATATTCTTAGCTTCTGCCACTGGTTCATTCCATTTTATGATGCCTTCTAATGTACATTATTGCCCCATCTTTTGTGCTATGAGAATCCATCCTGACTTGTGTTCTAAAAGAGGCATCTACTTTCAACAGAATGGTGCTTTTCTTCTTCCGGGGTGCTGTGACCCATTCAATGAAAAAGCACTCCGAGCTAGCCGAGGAGCCTCGTTCCAGCTCCCTATTGTTTCTGGCACTTGGAATCATCTTGAATCCCTCATAACTGAATTCCAAATAAAGATGCTAGCCGGCCATCCAGAGACAGATAAATACTCGAAGCCGTTTCACCTTTCTCAAAAACTTGCAGATTCTCTTGCAAAGCTGCCACTCAGCTTGGTTTTGGGTAGCGAAGGAAGTGGTTTGTCTGAGCAATCTCGACGGCATTGTGAGCTTGTAACCATTCCAATGGCAGGAGAGTTTGAGTCACTTAATGTTTCAGTTGCTGGTGGGATCTTCTTGTATATGTTACAGCCTCAAAACCATAAATCATTATGATCCTTTACACCTCTGCAATTTACGCTGGTTCTTCTTTCTTTCTGTTTCCATAGTCTAGATTCTGAGTTATAGCAAAGAAG encodes:
- the LOC101305894 gene encoding uncharacterized tRNA/rRNA methyltransferase slr1673-like, which gives rise to MQCTNIIPVPTIHPKKLKLRNSNSQLSVTHPQSNFEVQLPLPSHVKFISSTSNPFVKHCHKLRQSSSYRHSHGSVLVVGATPIREICEFQKSLLEKTVMMDCLLLPDNCEIPEWIDDLSVRIVQVSSAVIKKVSGMQSTESIEAMAVMRIPTSFSDINADAKEANCRAWFPSPHRVLVLDGVQDPGNLGTLLRSATAFGWNGAFLLPGCCDPFNEKALRASRGASFQLPIVSGTWNHLESLITEFQIKMLAGHPETDKYSKPFHLSQKLADSLAKLPLSLVLGSEGSGLSEQSRRHCELVTIPMAGEFESLNVSVAGGIFLYMLQPQNHKSL